The following coding sequences are from one Candidatus Binataceae bacterium window:
- a CDS encoding FAD-dependent oxidoreductase, whose product MARVAIVGAGPAGAALAYLLARRGLAVTLLERQTDFAREFRGEGLMPSGAEVFHQMGLGAALDALPQARLERFEVFLNARSVGALALATDGPGAFSARIVSQPAMLEMLVGEAARFPGFRLERGATVRDVVREGGDGGRVAGVLADGAHGTLEVRADLVVGCDGRNSVLRRRTALEELRYPQAFDVIWAKLPMPAALAGVPAGRLYVGRGHFALMFPSYDGRLQIGWIIDKGLFGDLRKRGVEAWLLEMAAHLSADLAAHLCAHLENVTHPFLLDVACERIMRWSVPGMLLLGDAAHTMSPVGAQGINLALRDAAVAANHLCEAVEAGGQEPGALAERLDTAGRAIEAERTPEIVTIQEMQQRPPRVLLGRSIFGRLLLTRLGLRIVGGALGRTMTRRFATGVSPVRLRV is encoded by the coding sequence ATGGCGCGCGTCGCAATCGTCGGCGCGGGACCGGCGGGCGCCGCCCTGGCCTACCTGCTCGCGCGCCGCGGTCTCGCGGTAACTCTGCTCGAGCGCCAGACTGACTTCGCGCGCGAGTTCCGCGGCGAGGGGCTGATGCCGAGCGGCGCCGAGGTCTTCCATCAGATGGGCCTCGGCGCGGCGCTCGACGCCCTGCCTCAGGCGCGGCTGGAACGCTTCGAGGTATTCCTGAACGCGCGCTCGGTGGGCGCTCTCGCGCTGGCGACGGACGGGCCGGGCGCGTTCAGCGCGCGCATCGTGTCGCAGCCCGCGATGCTCGAGATGCTGGTCGGCGAGGCGGCCCGCTTCCCCGGCTTTCGCCTGGAGCGGGGAGCGACCGTGCGCGACGTTGTCCGCGAGGGCGGCGACGGCGGCCGCGTCGCCGGCGTACTCGCCGACGGCGCGCACGGCACGCTCGAAGTTCGCGCCGACCTGGTAGTCGGATGCGACGGGCGCAATTCGGTGCTGCGCAGACGGACGGCACTCGAGGAATTACGCTACCCGCAGGCCTTCGACGTCATCTGGGCGAAGCTGCCAATGCCGGCGGCGCTAGCCGGAGTGCCCGCCGGACGGCTCTACGTCGGTCGCGGCCACTTCGCCCTGATGTTCCCGAGCTACGACGGGCGGCTGCAAATCGGATGGATTATCGACAAGGGGCTGTTCGGCGACCTGCGCAAGCGCGGAGTGGAGGCATGGCTGCTGGAGATGGCGGCCCATCTTTCGGCGGACCTGGCGGCGCATCTGTGCGCCCATCTGGAGAACGTCACCCATCCCTTCCTGCTTGACGTCGCGTGCGAGCGGATTATGCGATGGTCCGTACCGGGGATGCTGTTGCTAGGCGACGCGGCCCATACGATGTCGCCGGTGGGGGCGCAGGGAATTAACCTGGCGCTGCGCGACGCCGCGGTTGCCGCTAACCACCTGTGCGAGGCGGTTGAGGCCGGCGGTCAGGAGCCGGGAGCGCTCGCCGAGCGACTCGACACCGCTGGGCGCGCGATCGAGGCTGAACGAACCCCCGAGATCGTGACCATCCAGGAGATGCAGCAGCGGCCGCCGCGGGTGCTGCTGGGGCGCTCGATCTTCGGCCGGCTGTTGCTGACCCGGCTCGGTCTGCGAATCGTCGGCGGCGCGCTGGGACGCACAATGACGCGCCGTTTCGCTACCGGTGTAAGCCCGGTGCGCCTGCGCGTCTAG
- a CDS encoding tannase/feruloyl esterase family alpha/beta hydrolase, with product MRASIRLGAIVFGFALAAAALTTGAVSAATLSCVTATLQGVAPSATTVVAATSVPAGTVPLPHPAFCDVVGFVTTTNPGPNQVNFELALPDPPAWNGKFLFFGNGGFAGSIQIPPVIGTAFGFATAATDTGHQGSDLDGSWALNDPAKQADFGFRGVHVTTLASEALTAAYYETSIMHRYFNGCSDGGREAMVEAEVYPDDFDGIVAGDPALGDLIAGFNWNDKALFKTAKSWLPPSKLPLIDQAVLNECDSLDGVSDGLIQDPRLCTFDPASLQCPDSESAEEAFKDPNCLSKQQVVAVRKIYRGATTNTGVQIYPGFTRSDPAGGATHDGWDAWISGFVTPKLPAPADGEPWGVPPGSFATAPAQWTFQDQYMKYFVFSDPTYNTLTFNINNPVKLKALQSSTHMGGGNGVNPDLSRFLIDDGGKLIMYHGWSDPALTPLETVQYYGNMVGETFGGDQGTAKDSARLFMVPGMHHCGGGPGPQVNFFQWIFELDGWVAFGVAPDSIVGTNLAGTRTMPLCAYPETAHFNGGSVNDASSWSCQ from the coding sequence ATGCGAGCTTCCATCCGGCTCGGAGCGATCGTTTTCGGATTCGCGCTCGCCGCGGCAGCCTTGACAACCGGCGCGGTCAGCGCCGCGACCCTGAGCTGCGTTACGGCAACGCTGCAAGGAGTCGCGCCCAGCGCAACCACGGTCGTCGCGGCAACCTCGGTGCCCGCAGGAACAGTACCGCTGCCCCATCCCGCCTTCTGCGATGTAGTGGGCTTCGTCACGACGACGAATCCGGGGCCCAACCAGGTCAACTTCGAGTTGGCCTTGCCCGACCCCCCCGCGTGGAACGGCAAGTTTCTCTTTTTCGGCAATGGTGGTTTCGCCGGCAGCATCCAGATTCCACCGGTCATCGGGACCGCGTTCGGCTTCGCGACCGCGGCGACCGACACCGGCCACCAAGGCTCCGACCTCGACGGCAGTTGGGCGCTCAACGATCCGGCCAAGCAGGCTGACTTCGGCTTCCGTGGCGTGCATGTCACCACGCTGGCCTCGGAAGCGCTAACCGCCGCCTACTATGAGACATCGATAATGCATCGCTACTTCAACGGATGCTCCGACGGCGGACGCGAGGCGATGGTCGAGGCCGAGGTCTATCCCGACGACTTCGACGGCATCGTCGCCGGCGATCCGGCGTTGGGCGATCTGATCGCGGGTTTCAACTGGAACGACAAGGCGCTGTTCAAGACTGCGAAGTCGTGGTTGCCGCCGAGCAAGCTGCCACTCATCGATCAGGCGGTGCTCAACGAGTGCGATTCGCTTGACGGCGTGAGCGACGGGCTGATCCAGGATCCGCGTCTGTGCACGTTCGACCCCGCCAGCCTCCAGTGCCCCGACAGCGAGAGCGCGGAAGAGGCGTTCAAGGATCCGAACTGTCTGAGCAAGCAGCAAGTCGTGGCAGTGCGCAAGATTTACCGCGGAGCCACAACCAACACGGGAGTCCAGATCTATCCGGGTTTTACCAGGAGCGACCCGGCGGGCGGGGCAACCCACGACGGATGGGACGCATGGATCAGTGGTTTCGTCACGCCTAAGCTTCCGGCGCCGGCCGATGGCGAGCCGTGGGGCGTTCCTCCGGGGTCGTTTGCGACCGCGCCGGCGCAGTGGACCTTCCAGGATCAATACATGAAATATTTTGTTTTCAGCGATCCGACCTACAATACGCTGACCTTCAACATCAATAATCCTGTGAAGCTCAAGGCGCTCCAGAGCTCGACCCACATGGGCGGCGGCAACGGGGTTAATCCTGACCTGTCGAGATTCCTGATTGACGACGGCGGCAAACTCATCATGTATCACGGCTGGAGCGATCCCGCGCTGACGCCGCTGGAGACCGTGCAGTACTACGGCAACATGGTGGGCGAAACTTTCGGCGGCGACCAGGGCACGGCGAAGGATTCTGCGCGACTGTTCATGGTGCCCGGGATGCATCATTGCGGCGGCGGGCCGGGCCCGCAGGTCAATTTCTTCCAGTGGATCTTCGAACTCGACGGCTGGGTAGCCTTCGGCGTGGCGCCCGACTCGATCGTCGGGACCAACCTGGCCGGCACGCGCACGATGCCGCTGTGCGCGTACCCGGAGACCGCGCACTTCAACGGCGGCAGCGTGAACGACGCGTCGAGCTGGTCGTGCCAATAG
- a CDS encoding DNA gyrase inhibitor YacG: protein MNCPICKRPVDMSPANRFRPFCSERCRSIDLGTWAGEGYRVPGGAVEDREHPDDLHPKRKLLH, encoded by the coding sequence ATGAACTGTCCGATCTGCAAACGGCCGGTCGATATGTCGCCCGCCAACCGGTTCCGCCCGTTCTGCTCGGAGCGTTGCCGCTCTATCGATCTCGGGACCTGGGCCGGCGAAGGCTATCGCGTGCCCGGCGGCGCGGTCGAGGACCGCGAGCATCCCGACGACCTCCATCCCAAGAGGAAGCTCCTCCACTAG
- the lpxA gene encoding acyl-ACP--UDP-N-acetylglucosamine O-acyltransferase: MAEPDASPPRIHPSAVVGVEVELGPGVEIGPFCLLDGRIRIGARTRLIGHVTILGEVEIGEANVFHPTAVIGDEPQDLAYRGGPRRVRIGNRNVFREGVTVHRGSERGEITILGDDNFLMQNAHIAHDCRVGNAAIIAGGALLAGWVEVGDRALVSGNCVVHQFVRIGRFAMMRGMSRTSRDIPPFCIADLTHTLRGINVIGLRRAGFDARAIRALRDAFATLFGARRNLKLALEELAAAGPMMPEVAEMVEFIRASKRGVAFGPRAAGESEADAD; the protein is encoded by the coding sequence ATGGCAGAACCCGACGCGTCCCCGCCGCGCATCCATCCCAGCGCCGTCGTCGGCGTCGAGGTTGAACTTGGGCCCGGCGTTGAAATCGGTCCCTTCTGCCTGCTCGACGGGCGAATCCGAATCGGCGCGCGCACCCGGCTAATCGGCCACGTCACGATCCTCGGCGAAGTCGAAATCGGCGAGGCCAACGTGTTCCATCCCACCGCGGTTATCGGCGACGAACCGCAAGACCTGGCCTATCGCGGCGGCCCGCGTCGCGTGCGGATCGGTAATCGCAACGTCTTTCGCGAGGGCGTGACGGTCCATCGCGGCAGCGAACGCGGCGAAATCACGATCCTCGGCGACGACAACTTCCTGATGCAGAACGCGCACATTGCGCACGACTGCCGGGTCGGCAATGCTGCCATCATCGCGGGCGGCGCGCTGCTCGCCGGATGGGTCGAGGTCGGCGACCGCGCGCTGGTGTCCGGCAACTGCGTCGTGCATCAGTTCGTCCGGATCGGGCGATTTGCGATGATGCGCGGGATGAGCCGGACCAGCCGCGATATTCCGCCCTTCTGCATCGCCGACCTCACCCATACGCTGCGCGGAATAAACGTAATCGGGCTCCGGCGCGCGGGCTTCGATGCGCGCGCGATCCGCGCGCTGCGCGATGCGTTTGCGACCCTCTTCGGCGCCCGGCGTAACCTCAAGCTCGCGCTGGAGGAGCTGGCCGCGGCGGGTCCGATGATGCCCGAGGTCGCCGAGATGGTGGAGTTCATCCGGGCGTCAAAACGCGGGGTCGCCTTCGGCCCGCGCGCAGCCGGCGAATCGGAGGCCGACGCCGATTAG
- a CDS encoding endonuclease/exonuclease/phosphatase family protein, whose product MTGAECTVLTFNIYHNLPEHRHLDRRLELIAQGIAERRPHVAALQELLRASACGDLGARLRDRVNQLCGRDLYRLDYCPADGAGDGEFAFDEGVGMLSRLDADGAPAAYKYRAQVDLSAMVGGQLYRLPDDRVVLHRRFRFDGGARMEVFVTHLTDRPESRDGVVVRSAQARELVQLVASHSHPEATVIVAGDFNDVPESETMAALLGGKGFIDLHGAFGSGCGYTNDRDDLDLTAEHGTHNQRIDYLLMRPGRGRTPEVVEVGLFADRPHRQPDGTWLWPSDHVGVIATLRL is encoded by the coding sequence ATGACTGGCGCCGAGTGCACCGTACTGACGTTCAACATTTACCACAACCTGCCCGAGCATCGACACCTCGACCGCCGGCTCGAGCTCATCGCGCAGGGGATTGCGGAGCGCCGGCCGCACGTCGCTGCGCTCCAGGAGCTCCTGCGCGCGAGCGCGTGCGGTGATCTCGGCGCGCGTCTGCGCGACCGCGTCAACCAGCTGTGCGGCCGCGACCTCTACCGGCTCGACTACTGCCCCGCCGACGGCGCGGGCGACGGCGAGTTCGCCTTCGACGAAGGGGTCGGGATGCTGAGCCGGCTGGACGCCGACGGCGCGCCGGCGGCCTACAAGTACCGCGCGCAGGTTGACCTGTCGGCGATGGTCGGCGGGCAGTTGTATCGTTTGCCCGACGATCGCGTCGTCCTGCATCGGCGCTTCCGGTTCGACGGTGGCGCGCGGATGGAGGTTTTCGTCACCCATCTGACCGACCGGCCGGAGTCACGCGATGGCGTGGTGGTCCGCTCGGCGCAGGCGCGCGAACTCGTGCAACTGGTAGCCTCGCACAGCCATCCCGAAGCGACTGTGATCGTTGCCGGCGACTTCAACGACGTCCCCGAATCCGAGACGATGGCGGCACTGCTCGGCGGAAAAGGGTTTATCGATCTGCACGGCGCTTTCGGCAGCGGCTGCGGGTACACTAACGACCGCGACGACCTCGACCTTACGGCCGAGCACGGCACGCACAACCAGCGAATCGACTACCTGCTGATGCGGCCCGGGCGCGGGCGTACGCCCGAGGTGGTCGAGGTCGGTCTGTTCGCCGACCGCCCCCATCGCCAGCCCGACGGCACATGGCTCTGGCCGTCGGACCATGTTGGGGTGATCGCTACGCTGAGGCTGTAA
- a CDS encoding cytochrome c maturation protein CcmE — translation MPSRWRFVVGAGVIVLAVGYLITAAVRNTAEYYLTVGEVAAKKAELTGQMLRVAGRVKAGSISWDPASLTLAFTIVAPPNPGGSAVTPVAAADPPQFRVIARGEPKPDMFAAGRDVIVEGRLAGDGTLQARQVLTSCPSKYVPRQAGAK, via the coding sequence ATGCCTTCGAGGTGGCGTTTCGTGGTCGGCGCGGGGGTTATCGTGCTCGCCGTCGGCTACCTGATAACTGCGGCCGTGCGCAACACCGCCGAGTACTACCTGACCGTAGGTGAGGTCGCGGCCAAAAAAGCCGAGCTTACGGGGCAGATGCTGCGCGTGGCCGGGCGGGTCAAGGCGGGCTCGATAAGTTGGGATCCTGCCAGCCTGACGCTCGCCTTCACGATAGTCGCGCCGCCCAATCCCGGCGGCTCGGCTGTCACTCCGGTCGCTGCCGCCGATCCGCCCCAGTTTCGCGTGATCGCGCGCGGCGAACCGAAGCCCGACATGTTCGCCGCCGGGCGCGACGTGATCGTCGAGGGCCGCCTTGCGGGCGACGGCACCCTTCAGGCGCGCCAGGTGCTGACCTCGTGCCCGTCGAAGTACGTGCCCAGGCAGGCCGGGGCCAAGTGA